The following coding sequences lie in one Duffyella gerundensis genomic window:
- a CDS encoding NAD-dependent epimerase/dehydratase family protein: MAVKKILLTGASGRIGRTCFKAMRKTYDFILTDLHKPDDEIGSPHQFFQADLSVPGAAEKLLAESEPDAIVHLAGIPDPDATFEQLLPANILSTTWLLQAAAASSCRRFVFASSAQTIEGYPVDVQIHPGLAVAPANLYGVTKCYGEALCSFYATQHGLSCVALRIGAFEPKDVNALKSARDYSAWLSPEDAVKLITRAIEAENVTFFIGYGISDNRFKRFDLSRTREVLGYQPTDDAFREYKPGPVLFE; encoded by the coding sequence ATGGCTGTTAAAAAAATCCTTCTTACCGGCGCCAGCGGCCGTATTGGACGAACCTGTTTTAAGGCAATGCGCAAAACCTATGACTTTATCCTCACCGATCTACATAAGCCGGATGATGAGATCGGTTCGCCGCATCAATTTTTTCAGGCAGACCTTTCCGTGCCGGGTGCAGCAGAAAAGCTGTTGGCCGAATCGGAACCCGACGCGATAGTTCATCTGGCAGGCATTCCCGACCCCGATGCTACCTTTGAGCAGTTGTTGCCGGCCAACATTCTCTCCACCACATGGCTGCTTCAGGCAGCGGCAGCCTCATCCTGTCGCCGCTTTGTATTTGCCAGCAGTGCCCAGACAATTGAAGGTTATCCGGTTGATGTACAAATACATCCGGGCCTGGCGGTAGCGCCAGCTAATCTGTACGGCGTAACGAAATGTTATGGCGAGGCGCTGTGTTCCTTTTATGCCACTCAGCATGGACTTTCCTGTGTCGCGCTCAGAATCGGCGCTTTTGAACCTAAAGACGTAAATGCGCTTAAATCCGCCCGCGATTACAGCGCCTGGCTCAGCCCTGAGGATGCAGTGAAACTGATAACCCGCGCGATAGAAGCTGAAAACGTTACCTTTTTTATCGGCTATGGCATTTCAGATAACCGGTTCAAACGCTTTGATTTGTCACGCACCCGGGAAGTGCTGGGATACCAGCCAACTGATGATGCCTTTCGGGAATATAAACCGGGGCCGGTTCTGTTCGAATAG
- a CDS encoding NUDIX domain-containing protein, with product MAKNALQPITLAKPGLAVIAITLRGKEVILVQRSKEPQKGTWGYPGGSVEPGETLHDAALRELMEETGVTARVGPLIDVVEVIGCDPAGHHHHFVLIALLCHYLEGELQAGDDAADCCWVPFREGILNVNGVLADHVTRIAAKAFNLRDITIQGT from the coding sequence ATGGCGAAGAATGCCCTTCAGCCTATAACCCTGGCTAAACCTGGTTTGGCTGTCATTGCCATCACACTTCGTGGCAAAGAGGTCATTCTCGTTCAGCGTAGCAAAGAACCCCAGAAAGGTACCTGGGGTTATCCTGGTGGTTCCGTAGAGCCTGGCGAAACATTACATGACGCTGCTCTGCGTGAACTAATGGAAGAGACGGGCGTAACGGCGAGAGTCGGACCACTCATCGATGTAGTTGAAGTGATTGGTTGTGACCCGGCTGGCCATCATCATCACTTTGTGCTGATTGCACTGTTATGCCATTACCTGGAAGGCGAGCTTCAGGCTGGAGATGACGCGGCTGACTGCTGCTGGGTGCCTTTTAGAGAGGGCATTCTTAATGTCAATGGCGTGCTGGCCGATCATGTGACCAGGATTGCTGCAAAAGCGTTTAACCTGCGTGATATCACCATTCAGGGGACGTAA
- a CDS encoding YnfU family zinc-binding protein, producing the protein MDQITEITSLSTCPVCQKESQQSIKKIGKKQTLLCPHCKSMFIKPD; encoded by the coding sequence ATGGATCAAATCACCGAAATAACCTCTTTATCCACCTGTCCGGTATGCCAAAAAGAGTCGCAGCAGTCGATAAAAAAAATAGGTAAAAAGCAGACCTTGCTCTGCCCACACTGCAAATCAATGTTTATAAAGCCAGACTGA
- a CDS encoding saccharopine dehydrogenase has protein sequence MSFHPVLLLGGSGAIGRQTARAMHKTYPDFPLLIGGRDLSRAQSAAAKIGGAEGVEIDTSCPNLGLGDREVSAVVVLYKDHSLATLRFAQSRGVPHLSISSGVFEIAPEIASFMTAPGASAVVLGYEWLVGATTVPALHLSKTFSQVDEIRIGALVDEQDVGGPAVAADFEHLHHLLPAALTRRAGVYIWREGDDARTTFLAVDGTEIDATGFSSIDVAGLATATGAHTVQFDLGMGISSSRREGGTFSTEIIIDISGLDHSGKALHTRSAVVHPGGAAPLTGMGIALLLERLIGMDGKPPVAPGLYFPYQILDAAHYLTRLEEENGQLLQLPLR, from the coding sequence ATGTCATTTCATCCTGTCTTACTGCTGGGCGGCTCCGGCGCTATTGGTCGCCAGACTGCCCGGGCGATGCATAAAACCTATCCCGACTTCCCTTTGCTGATCGGTGGCCGTGACCTTTCCAGAGCACAGAGCGCAGCGGCAAAAATAGGAGGCGCGGAGGGAGTAGAGATCGACACCTCTTGCCCCAATCTGGGTCTCGGCGATCGAGAGGTCAGTGCGGTGGTTGTTCTCTATAAGGACCATTCGCTTGCCACACTGCGCTTTGCTCAGTCACGCGGCGTCCCGCATCTGAGCATATCTTCCGGCGTGTTTGAGATTGCTCCGGAAATCGCAAGCTTTATGACTGCCCCGGGAGCCTCGGCAGTGGTGCTGGGCTATGAATGGCTGGTAGGAGCCACGACGGTTCCGGCGCTTCATCTGAGCAAGACATTCAGTCAGGTAGATGAAATTCGTATCGGTGCCCTGGTGGATGAGCAGGATGTTGGAGGCCCTGCCGTTGCCGCTGATTTCGAGCATCTGCATCACCTGCTGCCCGCCGCACTTACCCGCCGCGCCGGCGTCTATATCTGGCGCGAAGGCGATGATGCCAGGACCACATTCCTGGCGGTTGACGGCACCGAAATCGACGCCACCGGTTTCTCCTCGATCGACGTGGCTGGACTGGCAACCGCTACAGGCGCGCACACCGTTCAGTTTGATCTGGGCATGGGTATCAGTTCAAGTCGGCGCGAAGGCGGAACATTCTCGACCGAAATCATTATCGATATTTCAGGCCTTGATCACTCTGGAAAGGCGCTTCATACGCGGAGTGCAGTCGTTCATCCGGGTGGGGCAGCGCCTCTGACAGGCATGGGGATTGCCCTGCTTCTGGAACGACTGATCGGAATGGATGGAAAGCCACCGGTTGCGCCGGGCCTCTATTTTCCTTATCAGATTCTGGATGCGGCCCACTACTTGACGCGGCTTGAGGAAGAGAACGGGCAGCTTCTGCAACTGCCGCTGCGATAG
- a CDS encoding GH36-type glycosyl hydrolase domain-containing protein has translation MKMNPLAWFRPFRTLTKVPECAAFSSSDTTGENTPPPDLFSTPQLERYGQKLAHTHKLSPEKMPYYLLKRLSDNEAVLTQNCYALNAGKKSSIMPAGEWLLDNYYLIEEQIRNVRQHLPPSFGKGLPSLTAPHLCPRIYAIATEAVVHGDGRWDVASLTGYITAYQQVTPLTLGEVWALPGMLRLALIENLRRVSIEVMQAQQERSLADMWITRMTECAETAPADLIMVIADMARARPPLSSAFVAELVRRLHGHGNALALPLSWVEQRLAEQSLTTQALIHRFNQQLAASQLSVSNSIAGLRLISETNWADFAESISVVEQTLRRDPADIYAHMHFDTRDHYRHVIEILARESKCSEPEVANRTLALSGKTEPDRPQHHIGYYLVGEGRRQLERHLSVNTSGLKRLRHNFNRFPLLSWLGSMSLLTTAATAAILFKTANLGMAWWLLLLALPLIIALSQLVSDMLSDATTRFRVPRPLPRMDFSDGIPVASSTLVAIPCMLTSRESFSKLLTSLEVCWLGNQDDNLCFALVTDFADSTTENTEEQRALFSQAMSETHMLNRRYPCQRQRFYLLHRSPEWNASQGIWMGYERKRGKLALLNSWLRHPDAQFSSVADMPATALPGFIKYVITLDSDTLLPRDTAHKLVATMAHPLNKPEYDPVRQRVVKGYGILQPGLAEEMPRDGQGRYAAMRSSVPGNNPYSMMSSDIYQDLFEEGSFVGKGIYDIDIFVQATINTCPENLVLSHDLLEGCYARSGLLSEVLLYEQYPNNYLSDVARRTRWIRGDWQLLNWLKLHVRKADGTQDKNPLSALSRWKLFDNLRRSLVAPSLLVLLFSALLWVPNTWYWLGIMALIWLLPAGLGITVDLINKPLRRPLRQHLVLVLAGAIKRLSRIGLNFVLLPHEAGYSLYAIAVTLWRLAISQRNLTQWASHNADSFPSSLSVFRFYRAMWMNVACGAALIILTLVFAPQWLTIALLIGLSWCLAPLLLSWLSRPPARKIFLPSPQQKQLLRQTSREIWAFFETFATAKENWLPPDNYQEIPEPKIAHRTSPTNIGLSLLANLTAWDFGYLPGGKVLQRITQTLDSLDNMEHYRGHLYNWYDTRTLAPLSPRYVSSVDSGNMAGHLLTLREGLSAMRRQPVLNHQLIVEGLNDTLGILERCWGYNAPASLRLLRIQCLSTASLPSGQLFSEFSKMQVHCDDLTQRSHQENSVVARWTAHLHSQLQQLCDEWSTLLGWLPATYHAPSLPTLNELASAISIADVPLPTAVITQARLRLDIISELEQRLADHARMDFAFLYNTATSMLSVGYNCDTNTLDKSHYDLLPSEIRLTSFVAIATNQLPLKSWYALGRLFTTIDRETALMSWSGSMFEYLMPNLVMPTWHGSLLDKMSKSAVIRQIDWGKERGVPWGVSESGYHAFDVQHNYQYQAFGVPGLGLRRGLADDMVVAPYATLLALLVAPQKACENLSRLEKNGARGEYGFYEALDYTPSRLATGQLFLIVQSWMAHHQGMAFQALGHLLLDAPMTTRFMASPAFRSASLLLQERVPDAVDLYSPRRHFESQEGRVKPVRFEPRIFTGVGSPTPEIQLLSNGQYHLMITPGGGGYSRWKNIALTRWRSDATRDNWGTFCYIRDPLTDEVWSNTWQPTGGSADVSDEIIFTDAGAEFRRALGSISVKTQVVVSPEDDIELRRVTLVHRGRVPRTLELTTYAEVVLAPDASDQAHPAFSNLFIQTETDPARDAILCHRRSRSPDEQSPYLFHMMVVHGDDAGNVSFETDRAKFLGRGRSPANAQAVSTSGLLSNTFGAVLDPIMSIRHVIRLQPGQPVTIDIVYGISESRQQSLALMEKYRDHPIADRVFELAWSHSLVVLRQMNASEDDATLFNRLASAVLYPCQELRGDEQAIIRNQRGQSGLWGWGISGDLPIVLLSITSEERIDSVTTLIQAHRYWRLKGLEVDLVILNNSPGGYQQVLQTQIMDLIYAGSEASLLDKPGGIFVRNGEHLSAEDKQLLISVACLSLDDRADGIKEQLNQRIRATKQLGRPFVPETPAGNNQHTDWIPDTGLLRHFNGYGGFSQDGREYQILLKENEPTPAPWSNVLANESFGSVISEAGQAYSWFENAHEYRLTPWENDPVSDRSGEAFYLRDEESGACWSPMTLPVRGQGDYLTRHGFGYSVFAHRESGVDSELTILVAEKAPVKLAILKLSNHSGRTRKLAVTGYVEWTLGATRTHSAAHIITHSHTLPGGSAVMANNFYGANGGDRTAFFAVNDPLSTVTGDRREFIGRNGSLHAPAAMKRRRLSGKTGAALDPCAAIQSTTTLIDGDQKTFVFVLGVAGNLAQSQETLAHFLNEDNARQALDQVHQFWHKVLDKVVVQTPDSRVDLLVNGWLLYQTLACRIMARSGYYQSGGAFGFRDQLQDSLALSQVAPERLRSQIVLCASRQFIEGDVQHWWHPPHGNGVRTRCSDDYLWLPLAVCHYVDVTDDIGILEQRIPYLEGRPLKPGEESVYDTPVVSPLEETLWQHCVKAVERGLHVGQHGLPLMGAGDWNDGMNLVGIEGKGESVWLGFFLYDILQRFAALAERRQNEQVAALCHSAALRLQKDIEASAWDGEWYLRGYFDHGAPLGSQASQECRIDAIAQSWSVLSGAADPARSAQAMRSLDSYLVDNDAGLIKLLTPPFDGHGPNPGYIQGYLPGVRENGGQYTHGAIWAVMAFARMGDKARAWQLWSMINPINHTQQGDGVSTYKAEPYVMSADVYSVPPHTGRAGWSWYTGSAGWAYRLVTEELLGIKRHGDTLIIRSQLPDDWPSFSITYQHGQSPYHITISRSESEYQVTLDGIQLPDDRIFLLNDGQHHRVDIIQR, from the coding sequence ATGAAAATGAATCCTCTGGCATGGTTTCGCCCCTTCCGTACCCTGACAAAAGTGCCCGAATGCGCTGCGTTTTCATCCAGTGACACCACGGGGGAAAACACGCCGCCTCCCGATCTGTTCTCAACGCCACAGCTTGAGCGCTACGGCCAAAAACTGGCGCATACGCACAAATTGTCGCCCGAAAAAATGCCGTACTACCTGCTCAAGCGGCTAAGTGACAATGAAGCCGTACTTACTCAAAATTGTTACGCGCTTAACGCGGGTAAAAAATCGAGCATCATGCCCGCAGGCGAGTGGTTACTGGACAACTACTACCTGATTGAAGAACAAATCCGTAACGTACGTCAGCATTTGCCGCCCAGCTTTGGCAAGGGACTTCCCTCACTCACCGCGCCGCACCTTTGTCCGCGTATCTATGCTATCGCCACGGAGGCCGTTGTACATGGCGACGGGCGATGGGATGTCGCCAGCCTGACCGGCTACATTACTGCCTACCAGCAGGTGACGCCACTGACGTTAGGGGAAGTCTGGGCGTTACCCGGTATGCTGCGTCTGGCGCTTATTGAAAATCTCCGTCGGGTCAGTATTGAGGTGATGCAGGCTCAGCAAGAACGCAGCCTTGCTGATATGTGGATAACCCGGATGACCGAATGCGCGGAAACCGCGCCAGCCGACTTAATTATGGTCATTGCCGACATGGCGCGTGCTCGTCCGCCATTGAGCAGTGCCTTTGTTGCTGAACTGGTTCGTCGGTTGCACGGACATGGGAACGCGCTGGCATTGCCCCTTAGCTGGGTTGAACAACGGCTTGCCGAACAGAGCCTCACTACCCAGGCGCTGATACATCGCTTTAACCAGCAGCTTGCGGCCAGCCAGCTCTCCGTCAGCAACAGTATTGCCGGTTTACGCTTGATCAGTGAAACCAACTGGGCCGACTTTGCCGAGAGCATTAGTGTGGTGGAGCAGACGTTACGTCGTGATCCTGCAGACATTTACGCCCATATGCATTTTGATACCCGCGATCATTATCGTCATGTGATTGAGATTCTGGCCAGGGAGAGTAAGTGCAGTGAGCCGGAAGTGGCAAATCGCACACTGGCGCTGTCAGGCAAAACAGAACCTGACAGGCCACAACACCATATTGGTTATTATCTGGTGGGTGAAGGGCGACGCCAGCTGGAACGTCATCTGTCAGTAAATACCTCCGGGCTTAAACGTTTACGGCACAATTTCAACAGATTTCCCCTGTTGTCCTGGCTGGGAAGCATGAGCCTTTTGACCACGGCGGCAACGGCTGCAATATTATTTAAAACGGCAAACCTGGGAATGGCCTGGTGGTTGTTACTGCTGGCCTTGCCCCTGATTATTGCGCTGAGTCAGCTGGTTAGCGATATGCTGAGCGACGCGACGACCCGTTTTCGCGTTCCCCGGCCGCTGCCGAGAATGGATTTTTCCGACGGCATCCCGGTGGCTTCTTCGACCCTGGTTGCGATCCCCTGCATGCTGACGAGCCGCGAAAGTTTCAGCAAACTTCTTACCAGTCTTGAGGTGTGCTGGCTGGGCAATCAGGATGACAATCTCTGTTTCGCGCTTGTTACCGATTTCGCTGACTCAACAACTGAAAATACGGAAGAACAACGCGCGCTGTTTAGCCAGGCGATGTCAGAAACACACATGCTTAACCGGCGCTATCCCTGCCAGCGACAGCGTTTTTATTTGTTACACCGATCGCCTGAATGGAACGCTTCGCAGGGGATCTGGATGGGTTATGAACGCAAGCGAGGCAAGCTGGCGTTGCTGAACAGCTGGTTACGCCATCCTGACGCACAGTTTTCCAGCGTTGCAGACATGCCCGCGACTGCTTTACCGGGGTTCATCAAGTATGTCATCACGCTGGACAGTGACACGCTCCTGCCGCGTGACACTGCGCATAAACTGGTAGCAACGATGGCGCATCCGCTGAACAAGCCAGAATATGATCCGGTACGTCAGAGGGTCGTCAAAGGCTACGGTATTTTACAACCGGGGCTGGCAGAGGAGATGCCTCGGGACGGACAAGGTAGGTATGCTGCTATGCGCAGTAGCGTGCCGGGTAATAATCCTTATTCGATGATGTCTTCCGATATCTATCAGGATCTTTTTGAAGAAGGTTCTTTCGTCGGGAAGGGGATTTATGACATCGATATCTTTGTGCAGGCCACCATCAACACCTGCCCGGAAAATCTGGTTCTCAGTCACGATCTGCTTGAGGGATGTTATGCCCGCTCCGGGCTGTTGAGCGAGGTCTTACTTTACGAGCAGTACCCAAACAACTATTTATCCGATGTTGCGCGCCGCACGCGCTGGATCCGCGGCGACTGGCAACTGCTTAACTGGCTTAAGCTGCATGTCAGAAAAGCCGATGGCACGCAGGATAAAAATCCGTTGTCCGCATTGTCCCGATGGAAGCTGTTTGATAATTTGCGCCGCAGCCTGGTCGCTCCCTCTTTACTGGTGCTGCTGTTTAGCGCGCTGCTGTGGGTGCCCAATACGTGGTACTGGCTGGGTATCATGGCCCTGATCTGGCTGCTGCCTGCCGGCTTAGGTATCACTGTCGATCTTATCAATAAGCCGCTGCGGCGTCCCCTGAGACAGCACCTGGTGCTGGTGCTGGCGGGCGCGATAAAGCGACTATCCCGGATTGGGCTGAATTTTGTTTTACTGCCGCATGAGGCGGGCTATTCGTTGTACGCCATCGCGGTAACGCTCTGGCGCCTTGCCATTAGCCAGCGCAATCTGACCCAGTGGGCCAGCCACAATGCGGACAGCTTCCCCAGCTCGCTTTCAGTTTTTCGTTTTTATCGGGCTATGTGGATGAACGTCGCTTGTGGCGCGGCCCTCATCATACTGACCCTGGTTTTTGCGCCACAATGGCTGACTATCGCACTGCTTATCGGCCTGTCGTGGTGCCTCGCTCCGCTGCTGCTGAGTTGGCTGAGCCGTCCACCAGCACGGAAGATTTTTCTGCCCAGCCCGCAACAGAAACAACTTTTGCGTCAGACCAGCCGGGAAATATGGGCTTTTTTTGAGACATTCGCCACGGCAAAGGAAAACTGGCTTCCTCCTGATAATTATCAGGAAATCCCGGAGCCGAAAATTGCACATCGCACTTCTCCCACCAATATCGGACTTTCTCTGCTGGCTAACCTCACGGCCTGGGACTTTGGCTACCTTCCTGGCGGGAAGGTATTGCAGCGCATCACGCAGACGCTGGACTCGCTGGATAATATGGAGCACTACCGGGGGCATTTATATAACTGGTATGACACTCGCACGCTGGCTCCGCTTAGCCCACGCTATGTTTCCAGCGTCGACAGCGGCAATATGGCCGGTCATTTACTGACGCTGCGTGAAGGACTGTCAGCGATGCGCCGTCAGCCCGTACTCAACCATCAACTCATCGTGGAGGGGCTGAATGATACCCTTGGTATTCTGGAGAGATGCTGGGGCTACAACGCGCCAGCAAGTCTGCGACTGCTACGCATACAATGTCTAAGCACAGCATCATTACCTTCCGGGCAGCTGTTCAGCGAATTCAGCAAAATGCAGGTGCATTGCGACGATCTGACTCAACGGAGTCATCAGGAGAACAGTGTTGTTGCGCGCTGGACGGCGCATCTGCACAGTCAACTTCAACAGCTTTGCGATGAATGGTCGACGCTGCTTGGCTGGTTACCCGCGACGTATCATGCACCGTCATTGCCTACGTTGAATGAGCTGGCAAGCGCGATATCCATTGCGGACGTGCCTCTGCCTACAGCGGTGATAACGCAGGCCCGGCTACGACTGGACATTATCAGTGAGCTTGAACAGCGGTTGGCAGACCATGCACGAATGGATTTTGCTTTTCTCTACAATACTGCCACCAGTATGCTGAGTGTGGGTTACAACTGCGATACCAACACGCTGGATAAAAGCCACTACGATCTTCTACCCTCCGAAATCCGTCTCACCAGTTTTGTCGCTATTGCAACGAACCAGCTGCCGCTCAAAAGCTGGTATGCACTCGGCAGGCTGTTTACCACCATAGATCGTGAAACCGCCTTGATGTCATGGAGCGGTTCAATGTTTGAATATCTGATGCCGAATCTGGTGATGCCGACATGGCACGGCAGCCTGCTGGATAAGATGAGTAAATCCGCGGTGATACGGCAGATAGACTGGGGCAAGGAGCGTGGCGTGCCATGGGGCGTGTCCGAGTCTGGCTATCATGCGTTTGATGTTCAGCACAATTATCAGTATCAGGCATTTGGTGTACCCGGTCTTGGGCTCCGGCGCGGACTCGCCGACGATATGGTTGTTGCCCCGTATGCCACGCTGCTGGCGCTGTTGGTTGCTCCGCAGAAGGCCTGCGAAAATCTGTCCAGGCTGGAGAAGAACGGCGCGCGCGGCGAATATGGTTTTTATGAAGCGCTGGACTATACGCCATCGCGCCTGGCAACCGGCCAGCTTTTTTTGATTGTGCAGTCGTGGATGGCTCACCATCAGGGCATGGCCTTCCAGGCACTGGGGCATCTGCTGCTTGATGCGCCAATGACCACACGATTCATGGCGAGTCCCGCTTTCAGGTCGGCCAGCCTGCTGTTACAGGAGCGTGTGCCCGATGCGGTGGATCTCTATAGTCCGCGCCGTCATTTTGAGTCCCAGGAGGGGCGGGTTAAACCGGTACGCTTTGAACCGCGGATTTTTACCGGTGTGGGCAGTCCAACGCCCGAAATACAATTACTGTCCAACGGACAGTACCATCTGATGATAACCCCCGGCGGTGGGGGTTACAGTCGCTGGAAAAACATCGCGCTTACGCGCTGGCGCAGTGATGCCACCCGTGATAACTGGGGAACATTCTGCTATATCCGCGATCCGCTTACCGACGAGGTATGGAGCAATACCTGGCAACCCACGGGCGGTAGCGCGGACGTCAGCGATGAAATTATCTTTACCGATGCCGGCGCTGAATTCAGACGGGCACTCGGCTCGATTAGCGTGAAAACCCAGGTTGTGGTCTCGCCGGAAGATGACATTGAGCTACGTCGAGTCACTCTGGTACATCGTGGCCGCGTACCGCGCACGTTAGAATTGACGACCTATGCCGAAGTGGTGCTGGCGCCGGACGCCAGCGATCAGGCGCATCCGGCGTTCAGTAACCTGTTTATCCAGACTGAAACCGATCCCGCGCGTGATGCCATCCTGTGTCACCGACGTTCACGCTCGCCGGATGAGCAAAGCCCGTACCTGTTTCATATGATGGTGGTACATGGCGATGATGCCGGCAATGTATCGTTTGAAACCGACAGGGCCAAATTTCTTGGCCGTGGAAGAAGCCCTGCTAATGCTCAGGCAGTCAGCACAAGCGGATTGCTTAGTAATACCTTCGGGGCCGTGTTGGATCCAATCATGTCGATACGTCACGTGATCAGGCTCCAGCCTGGGCAGCCGGTCACCATCGATATCGTTTATGGCATCAGCGAAAGCCGTCAGCAGAGCCTCGCGTTGATGGAAAAATATCGCGATCATCCTATCGCCGATCGCGTTTTTGAACTGGCCTGGTCCCACAGTCTGGTGGTGTTACGGCAGATGAATGCCAGTGAAGACGATGCAACCTTATTTAACCGCCTCGCCAGCGCGGTGCTGTATCCCTGTCAGGAATTACGCGGTGACGAACAGGCGATCATCCGTAACCAGCGCGGTCAGTCTGGCCTGTGGGGCTGGGGTATTTCAGGCGATTTGCCGATTGTTCTACTCAGCATCACCAGTGAGGAAAGAATTGACTCAGTGACCACACTGATCCAGGCGCATCGCTACTGGCGACTGAAAGGGCTGGAGGTGGATCTGGTCATTCTGAACAACAGTCCTGGCGGCTACCAGCAGGTGCTGCAGACGCAGATTATGGATCTAATCTATGCAGGCTCAGAAGCCAGCCTGCTGGATAAACCCGGGGGGATTTTTGTACGAAACGGCGAGCATCTGTCCGCCGAGGACAAGCAGCTGCTGATCAGCGTGGCCTGCCTGAGTCTGGACGATCGTGCTGACGGCATCAAAGAGCAACTTAACCAGCGTATTCGCGCGACAAAGCAACTCGGCAGACCTTTTGTGCCGGAGACGCCAGCAGGGAATAATCAGCATACGGACTGGATACCGGACACTGGACTGCTACGTCATTTCAACGGATACGGCGGATTTTCTCAGGATGGCCGTGAGTATCAGATCCTCTTAAAAGAAAACGAACCGACGCCAGCGCCCTGGTCAAATGTGCTGGCCAACGAGAGTTTTGGCAGCGTAATTTCAGAGGCTGGGCAGGCTTACAGCTGGTTTGAAAATGCGCATGAATACCGCTTAACGCCCTGGGAAAACGATCCGGTGAGTGACCGAAGCGGCGAAGCGTTTTATCTGCGCGATGAAGAGAGCGGCGCGTGCTGGTCACCGATGACCTTGCCCGTGCGCGGACAGGGCGATTATCTCACCCGCCATGGTTTTGGTTACAGCGTGTTCGCCCACCGTGAAAGTGGGGTAGACAGCGAACTGACGATACTGGTGGCCGAAAAGGCCCCGGTTAAGCTTGCGATCCTGAAGCTCAGTAACCATTCGGGCCGCACACGTAAATTAGCTGTTACCGGCTACGTGGAGTGGACACTTGGGGCTACACGCACGCATTCTGCCGCGCATATTATTACGCATTCGCACACGTTACCTGGCGGAAGCGCGGTCATGGCTAATAACTTTTACGGCGCTAACGGCGGTGACCGCACCGCTTTTTTTGCCGTCAATGATCCCCTGAGTACGGTAACGGGTGACCGTCGCGAGTTTATCGGGCGCAATGGTTCACTGCATGCCCCAGCCGCCATGAAACGGCGCAGACTCTCGGGCAAAACGGGGGCCGCTCTTGATCCCTGTGCCGCGATCCAGTCGACAACCACCCTTATCGATGGTGACCAGAAAACCTTTGTTTTTGTTCTCGGTGTAGCGGGCAATCTGGCACAGTCTCAGGAGACGCTGGCCCATTTTCTGAACGAGGATAACGCGCGCCAGGCGCTGGATCAGGTTCATCAATTCTGGCACAAGGTTCTTGATAAAGTCGTGGTGCAAACACCCGATAGTCGGGTTGATTTGCTGGTGAACGGCTGGCTGCTGTATCAGACATTAGCCTGCCGTATTATGGCGCGCAGTGGATATTATCAATCCGGCGGGGCATTTGGTTTCCGCGACCAGCTGCAGGATTCGCTGGCGTTAAGCCAGGTTGCACCGGAGCGACTGCGCAGCCAGATCGTGCTGTGTGCCTCACGTCAGTTTATTGAAGGGGATGTTCAGCACTGGTGGCATCCTCCGCACGGCAATGGTGTGCGCACCCGGTGTTCGGATGATTACCTGTGGCTCCCGCTCGCGGTTTGTCACTATGTAGATGTAACGGATGATATCGGGATACTGGAACAGCGCATTCCCTACCTTGAAGGCCGTCCGCTGAAGCCCGGCGAAGAGTCGGTGTACGATACCCCGGTTGTCAGCCCCCTCGAAGAGACGTTGTGGCAGCACTGCGTAAAAGCCGTTGAACGGGGTTTACACGTCGGCCAGCATGGCCTGCCACTGATGGGCGCTGGTGACTGGAATGATGGGATGAATCTGGTCGGTATCGAAGGCAAAGGTGAAAGCGTCTGGCTCGGATTTTTCCTCTACGACATTTTACAACGTTTCGCGGCACTGGCAGAACGGCGCCAGAACGAACAGGTGGCAGCGTTATGCCATTCAGCAGCATTGCGCCTGCAAAAAGATATTGAAGCGTCGGCATGGGATGGTGAGTGGTATCTGCGCGGATATTTTGACCATGGTGCGCCGCTGGGATCACAGGCGTCGCAGGAGTGTCGGATAGATGCGATTGCTCAAAGCTGGTCCGTGTTGTCCGGTGCGGCTGATCCTGCACGCAGCGCCCAGGCGATGCGGTCACTGGACAGCTATCTGGTGGATAACGATGCGGGACTGATCAAGCTGTTAACGCCTCCGTTTGATGGTCACGGCCCCAACCCGGGTTACATACAGGGCTATCTGCCGGGTGTGAGAGAGAACGGCGGGCAGTACACGCATGGTGCAATCTGGGCGGTCATGGCATTTGCCCGTATGGGGGACAAAGCGCGGGCCTGGCAACTGTGGTCCATGATCAACCCCATAAATCATACGCAACAGGGTGACGGTGTGAGCACGTACAAAGCTGAGCCTTATGTCATGAGTGCGGATGTGTACAGCGTTCCTCCCCATACCGGGCGGGCTGGATGGAGCTGGTACACCGGTTCTGCGGGCTGGGCCTATCGGCTGGTAACGGAAGAGTTGCTCGGGATAAAACGTCACGGCGACACGCTTATTATCCGTTCGCAGTTACCCGATGACTGGCCTTCATTTAGCATTACCTATCAACATGGACAGAGCCCGTATCACATCACGATTTCCCGTAGTGAAAGTGAATATCAGGTCACCCTGGATGGCATTCAGTTGCCGGACGACAGAATTTTTTTACTGAATGACGGGCAACATCACAGGGTTGATATTATTCAGCGTTAA